AGCGTGATACTCGGCTGAGGCCGGTGCTGGAGATCGCGGGCATGCCCAGCCTGCGGCGGCGCGAGCCGGGTTTTGTGGGGCTCGCGCACATCGTCTGCGGCCAGCAGCTCTCGACTGCGAGCGCCGGCGCAATCTGGGGGCGGCTCTCCGCCGCCTTCGATCCGTTCGACCATGACGCCGTGCGCCGCGCGCGCGCCGACCGGCTCGGACGGCTCGGCCTGTCCGCCGCCAAGATCAAGACGCTGAAACATCTCGCGCGCGAGCTCGCGGCCGAACGGCTGAACCTCGACGTGCTCGCCGAGGAGGACGCCGACGCCGCGCATCATACGCTGATCGCGCTGCCCGGCATCGGACCGTGGACCGCCGACGTCTATTTGTTGTTCTGTCTCGGCCATGGCGATGCTTGGCCGGCCGGCGATCTCGCCGTGCAGGAGGGCATCCGCATTGGGCTGGGTTTGAAGACGCGCCCCACCGAAAAGCAGATGGCCCCGCTCGCCGAGCCCTGGCGTCCCCTGCGCGGCGCGGCTGCTCACCTGTGGTGGAGCTATTATCGCGCGGTCAAGAAACGCGAAGGCGTCATCGCCGGCGAGGGGCAGGCGAACGCCGTTTTAAACAATGTTGCTGTTGCAAAGCGCTCGCGGGTGAAAGAGAAGATGCCGGCACGGAAAAAGCCGGGACCTACACCATGACATCGACCGACTTCATCGTTGCGCGCAACGACCTCGAGCAATGCAAGCTGATCGAGACCGCAATTCCCGATCCAGCCGCGCTTCCATTGGATGCGCTGCTCGTGAAGGTCGAGCGCTTCGCGTTCACCGCCAACAACATCACCTATGCCGTGATGGGCGACGCGCTGAAATACTGGCAGATCTTTCCGGCGCCGCAAGGCTTCGGCAACATCCCGGTGTGGGGCTTTGGCGAGGTCATCGCCTCAAAACATCCTGGCGTCTCCGTCGGCGAGCGGCTGTTCGGCTATTTCCCGATGGCGACGCATCTCGTCATCGAAGCCACGGACGTCAGCAAGCGCGCG
This region of Bradyrhizobium sp. CCGUVB1N3 genomic DNA includes:
- a CDS encoding DNA-3-methyladenine glycosylase, producing the protein MTIHLETQSDLEEAIQALVKRDTRLRPVLEIAGMPSLRRREPGFVGLAHIVCGQQLSTASAGAIWGRLSAAFDPFDHDAVRRARADRLGRLGLSAAKIKTLKHLARELAAERLNLDVLAEEDADAAHHTLIALPGIGPWTADVYLLFCLGHGDAWPAGDLAVQEGIRIGLGLKTRPTEKQMAPLAEPWRPLRGAAAHLWWSYYRAVKKREGVIAGEGQANAVLNNVAVAKRSRVKEKMPARKKPGPTP